From a region of the Geothrix sp. 21YS21S-2 genome:
- a CDS encoding SAM-dependent methyltransferase, whose product MNDLKALVEARLAKGPLPAAEAMALALYHPEFGYYRRAEGPWGFEGADYYTALDLGPLLGEALATRLERAWERLGRPDPFVVLEPGAGRGWLGRDLLQASRGAFGACLRYLHRDDNPAAAAAARIALAPHLESGRARIVAQQEPLEPFRGAILSNELFDALPAQPYRWDGERWSYEALTAQGQAWLPADPCEAVDWFASQAEGGLEAGDGAPWCEDLPGLVRDLAGCLEAGLFLAIDYGHTASRVLDKGSDLRRYKGHKVDGAWWEDLGEADLTADVDFTRLALHLERAGLRESAHVSLSAWIREHAPLAAWEEAWQTLEPAARVKRMENLLQLTLPTFMGERFRVLEAWRSCD is encoded by the coding sequence GTGAACGACCTCAAGGCCCTCGTTGAGGCCCGCCTGGCCAAGGGCCCCCTGCCCGCCGCCGAGGCCATGGCCCTGGCCCTCTACCACCCGGAATTCGGCTACTACCGGCGCGCCGAGGGCCCCTGGGGCTTCGAGGGCGCAGACTACTACACGGCCCTGGACCTGGGACCCCTGCTGGGCGAGGCCCTGGCCACGCGCCTGGAGCGGGCCTGGGAACGGCTCGGTCGGCCCGATCCCTTCGTCGTGCTGGAACCCGGCGCCGGCCGGGGCTGGCTGGGCCGGGACCTGCTGCAGGCCTCCCGAGGGGCCTTCGGCGCGTGCCTGCGCTACCTCCACCGGGACGACAACCCCGCCGCCGCGGCCGCCGCGCGCATCGCCCTGGCGCCCCACCTCGAATCCGGCCGGGCCCGCATCGTCGCCCAGCAGGAGCCCCTGGAACCCTTCCGGGGCGCCATCCTCTCCAACGAGCTCTTCGACGCCCTGCCCGCCCAGCCCTACCGCTGGGACGGCGAGCGCTGGAGCTACGAGGCCCTGACCGCCCAGGGCCAGGCATGGCTGCCGGCGGACCCCTGCGAAGCCGTCGACTGGTTCGCCTCCCAGGCCGAAGGCGGCCTGGAGGCCGGGGACGGCGCCCCCTGGTGCGAGGACCTGCCCGGGCTGGTGCGGGACCTGGCCGGGTGCCTGGAGGCGGGTCTCTTCCTCGCCATCGACTACGGCCACACCGCCAGCCGGGTCCTGGACAAGGGCTCCGACCTGCGCCGCTACAAGGGCCACAAGGTGGACGGCGCCTGGTGGGAGGACCTGGGGGAGGCCGACCTCACCGCCGACGTGGACTTCACCCGCCTCGCCCTCCACCTGGAGCGCGCGGGCCTGCGCGAGTCCGCCCACGTGAGCCTCAGCGCCTGGATCCGGGAGCACGCGCCCCTGGCGGCCTGGGAGGAGGCGTGGCAGACCCTGGAGCCGGCGGCACGCGTGAAGCGCATGGAGAACCTCCTGCAGCTCACCCTGCCCACCTTCATGGGCGAGCGGTTCCGGGTGCTGGAGGCCTGGAGGAGTTGTGATTGA
- a CDS encoding MMPL family transporter yields the protein MGRKLLRALLLLHLRRPAGLWIGLAVLTLALGLGALRVERRLDLMSLLPTDNPVVRASIEAGVGQQELLWLAAEGGPGDLEARQAWAEHLVENLLTDASVPLNGMSGEGRISPPIPVPEARGASLWPPLLAAGSFLEGDGAVGRLVTEQFYALAPMLLGDRLAPLKDPAELQRRFRATAKALASPDPAKAKLAQLDPLQLSQFVTEKDETRLRVTQGARAFPVKLRTGYLETRDGRFVLVPLVLDFPSGDARATARVLRWLGAGARGPLPERATHAQVRGALAAGPDRAFPLQATGAHAIAYWESHTLTREILLSLLLSFVLIGLVYWIGFRTLAGYGFVVVPLLLGMLWALGLTGWVLGRLNLMAAAFGAVLLGIGDDVGILLFSRYRDERQTGRTKALSLRAALLGTGPGVIAGGLATSAAFLACVAAPFPGFRDLGLTAGLGLLACMAASFLVLPALLLALDRGTGTFAPAPHALDRPAPIRPWKPALALALLVLGTWGIGSMKWEEDLRRFRQQGNPALSLQETLSHALGAGLQPLAVQLPLDDPARLPQLWNAVVVPLRREGLPMPEWKVPSPELKRILGSDTWYRRALEEAASAGLDPVALEGSLTALRASVENPANVPRSIQALMPPVKAPVRRAPLQLFGWHAGPREPEAAPAATFTLPLRLSEGAQERIEAEVEAAGGRMVGTRPLFRAIKAVARDALRQVILLALAAVLAVVAVFGRRLRFLGLALVPLAASQVGALGILGWIGEPLTFLSLVAIPIALGVSVDTAMNLLHRARLEPHAAARVARVNAVCAGTTLAGFGGLAFSGYRGLRGLGLASLGGVALALLVTQWVLPWILERWPLHRSEP from the coding sequence ATGGGTAGGAAGCTCCTCCGCGCGCTCCTGCTCCTCCACCTGCGCCGCCCCGCGGGCCTGTGGATCGGGCTGGCCGTCCTGACCCTGGCCCTGGGCCTGGGCGCGCTGCGCGTGGAGCGCAGGCTCGACCTCATGAGCCTCCTGCCCACGGACAACCCCGTGGTGCGCGCCAGCATCGAGGCCGGCGTGGGCCAGCAGGAACTGCTCTGGCTCGCCGCCGAAGGCGGGCCCGGGGACCTGGAGGCCCGGCAGGCCTGGGCCGAGCACCTGGTGGAGAACCTCCTCACCGACGCCAGCGTCCCCCTGAACGGCATGAGCGGCGAGGGCCGCATCTCGCCGCCCATCCCCGTGCCGGAGGCCCGGGGCGCCTCCCTCTGGCCGCCCCTGCTGGCCGCGGGCAGCTTCCTCGAGGGCGACGGCGCCGTGGGGCGCCTGGTCACCGAGCAGTTCTACGCCCTGGCCCCCATGCTCCTGGGGGACCGCCTGGCGCCCCTGAAGGACCCCGCCGAGCTGCAGCGGCGCTTCCGGGCGACGGCGAAGGCCCTGGCCTCTCCGGACCCGGCCAAGGCCAAGCTGGCCCAGCTCGACCCCCTCCAGCTCAGCCAGTTCGTGACGGAAAAGGACGAGACCCGCCTGAGGGTGACCCAGGGCGCCAGGGCCTTCCCCGTGAAGCTGCGCACGGGCTACCTGGAGACCCGCGACGGCCGCTTCGTCCTGGTCCCCCTGGTGCTGGACTTCCCCAGCGGCGACGCCCGGGCCACGGCGCGGGTCCTGCGGTGGCTGGGCGCGGGCGCCCGGGGTCCCCTGCCGGAGCGGGCCACCCACGCCCAGGTGCGCGGGGCGCTGGCCGCGGGCCCCGACCGCGCCTTCCCGCTCCAGGCCACCGGCGCCCACGCCATCGCCTACTGGGAGTCCCACACCCTCACCCGGGAGATCCTCCTGAGCCTCCTGCTGAGCTTCGTGCTCATCGGACTGGTGTACTGGATCGGCTTCCGGACCCTGGCCGGCTACGGTTTCGTGGTGGTCCCCCTCCTGCTGGGCATGCTGTGGGCCCTGGGCCTCACGGGCTGGGTCCTGGGCCGGCTCAACCTCATGGCGGCCGCTTTCGGCGCGGTGCTCCTGGGCATCGGGGACGATGTGGGCATCCTGCTCTTCAGCCGCTACCGGGACGAACGCCAGACGGGCCGCACCAAGGCCCTGAGCCTGCGCGCCGCCCTCCTGGGCACCGGCCCCGGCGTCATCGCCGGGGGCCTTGCCACCTCCGCGGCGTTCCTGGCGTGCGTGGCGGCGCCCTTCCCGGGCTTCCGGGACCTGGGCCTGACCGCCGGCCTGGGCCTCCTGGCCTGCATGGCCGCGAGCTTCCTGGTGCTGCCGGCCCTGCTCCTGGCCCTGGACCGGGGCACGGGGACCTTCGCGCCCGCCCCGCACGCCCTCGACCGCCCCGCCCCCATCCGGCCCTGGAAGCCCGCCCTGGCCCTGGCCCTGCTGGTGCTGGGCACCTGGGGCATCGGCTCCATGAAGTGGGAGGAGGACCTGCGCCGCTTCCGCCAGCAGGGAAACCCCGCCCTCTCCCTGCAGGAGACCCTCAGCCACGCCCTGGGAGCCGGCCTCCAGCCCCTGGCGGTGCAGCTGCCCCTGGACGACCCCGCGCGCCTGCCCCAGCTGTGGAACGCCGTGGTCGTCCCCCTGCGCAGGGAGGGCCTGCCCATGCCCGAGTGGAAGGTGCCGTCGCCCGAGCTCAAGCGGATCCTGGGTTCGGACACCTGGTACCGCCGGGCCCTGGAGGAGGCGGCCTCCGCGGGCCTGGACCCGGTGGCCCTGGAAGGCAGCCTTACCGCCCTGCGCGCCAGCGTGGAGAATCCCGCCAACGTGCCCCGGAGCATCCAGGCCCTCATGCCCCCCGTGAAGGCCCCGGTGCGGCGCGCCCCGCTCCAGCTCTTCGGATGGCACGCGGGGCCCCGGGAGCCGGAGGCCGCCCCGGCCGCGACCTTCACCCTGCCCCTGCGCCTTTCCGAAGGCGCCCAGGAGCGCATCGAGGCCGAAGTGGAGGCCGCCGGAGGGCGCATGGTGGGCACCCGCCCCCTCTTCCGCGCCATCAAGGCCGTGGCCCGGGACGCCCTGCGCCAGGTGATCCTCCTGGCCCTGGCCGCCGTGCTGGCCGTGGTGGCCGTCTTCGGGCGGCGCCTGCGCTTCCTGGGGCTGGCCCTGGTGCCCCTGGCGGCGAGCCAGGTGGGGGCCCTGGGCATCCTGGGCTGGATCGGCGAGCCGCTCACGTTCCTGTCCCTGGTGGCCATCCCCATCGCCCTGGGCGTGAGCGTGGACACCGCCATGAACCTCCTCCACCGGGCCCGCCTGGAGCCCCATGCGGCGGCCCGCGTGGCCCGGGTCAACGCCGTGTGCGCCGGCACCACCCTGGCCGGCTTCGGGGGCCTGGCCTTCAGCGGGTACCGGGGCCTGCGCGGCCTGGGCCTGGCCTCCCTGGGCGGCGTGGCCCTGGCCCTCCTCGTCACCCAGTGGGTCCTTCCCTGGATCCTGGAGCGGTGGCCCCTGCACCGGAGCGAACCGTGA
- a CDS encoding M3 family metallopeptidase, with protein MSTRNRITLGLVPILALAAMPLRPEQPMTPTLKALTAPWTGPFGGVPPWDQVRPADFAAAFDLAMADQRKAIKAIVDNPAAPTFENTIAALERSSRMLDRVNILTGVHFSTLKTGDVPRIEAETNPKLAAFADEITQNAGLFKRIEAVYAGLDKAALTPEQKRLTWLCRTNFVRAGALLTPAQKKRIQEINQELATVNTRFAQNVVAEESGLFTVIDSEAGLAGLSADYKAGAARAAEARGLKGKWVVANTRSAMEPFLAYAQDRALREKVWRTYVNRGDNNDARDNKAAITRILQLRYERARLLGYKSHAHWSVELSMAKTPERAVALMEAVWKPGVAQVKADVAEMQAIIAKEGGTFKLAAWDYRFYAEKLRKAKYDLDLNEVQPYMQLDKLREGMFWAAGKCYGLYFSPVQGLPVQHPDVKVWEVKDAKGAHVALWYFDPFARAGKSSGAWMNEYRTQQRYDGEITPIVSNNSNFTKGAPGEPVLISFDDAQTMFHEFGHALHGMLSNATYPSVAGSNTVRDFVEFPSQINEHFFLTPEILNTYAVHYRTGKPIPQELVDRIKKAAKFNEGFQTMEFLASAVIDMKFHLAGAGPVDPAKFEKEELARLGMPEEIVMRHRPTQFNHIFSSDGYSAGYYAYLWADALTADAWEAFLEGKGPWDPAVAARLKATVLSVGNTVDPADAFRNFRGRDVNTDALMRKRGFMK; from the coding sequence ATGTCCACCCGCAACCGCATCACCCTGGGCCTCGTGCCGATCCTGGCCCTGGCCGCCATGCCGCTTCGGCCGGAGCAGCCCATGACCCCCACCCTCAAAGCGCTCACCGCCCCCTGGACGGGCCCCTTCGGCGGCGTGCCGCCCTGGGACCAGGTCCGCCCCGCGGACTTCGCCGCCGCCTTCGACCTGGCCATGGCCGACCAGCGCAAGGCCATCAAGGCCATCGTGGACAATCCGGCCGCCCCCACCTTCGAGAACACCATCGCGGCCCTGGAGCGCTCCAGCCGGATGCTGGACCGGGTCAACATCCTCACCGGCGTCCACTTCAGCACCCTGAAGACCGGCGACGTGCCCCGCATCGAGGCCGAGACCAATCCCAAGCTGGCGGCCTTCGCCGACGAGATCACCCAGAACGCCGGTCTCTTCAAGCGCATCGAGGCGGTGTACGCGGGCCTGGACAAGGCCGCCCTCACCCCCGAGCAGAAGCGGCTCACCTGGCTCTGCCGCACGAACTTCGTGCGCGCCGGCGCCCTGCTCACCCCCGCGCAGAAGAAGCGCATCCAGGAGATCAACCAGGAACTGGCCACCGTCAACACCCGGTTCGCCCAGAACGTGGTGGCCGAGGAGAGCGGGCTCTTCACCGTCATCGACTCGGAAGCCGGCCTGGCCGGGCTCTCCGCGGACTACAAGGCCGGCGCCGCCCGCGCCGCCGAGGCCCGGGGCCTCAAGGGCAAGTGGGTGGTCGCCAACACCCGCTCGGCCATGGAGCCCTTCCTGGCCTACGCCCAGGACCGCGCGCTACGCGAGAAGGTCTGGCGCACCTACGTGAACCGCGGGGACAACAACGACGCCCGGGACAACAAGGCCGCCATCACCCGCATCCTCCAGCTGCGCTACGAGCGCGCCCGGCTCCTGGGCTACAAGAGCCACGCCCACTGGTCCGTGGAGCTGAGCATGGCCAAGACCCCCGAGCGGGCCGTGGCCCTCATGGAGGCCGTGTGGAAGCCCGGCGTGGCCCAGGTGAAGGCCGACGTGGCCGAGATGCAGGCCATCATCGCCAAGGAGGGCGGGACGTTCAAGCTGGCCGCCTGGGACTACCGCTTCTACGCGGAGAAGCTGCGCAAGGCCAAGTACGACCTCGACCTAAACGAGGTGCAGCCCTACATGCAGCTCGACAAGCTTCGCGAAGGCATGTTCTGGGCCGCGGGCAAGTGCTACGGGCTGTACTTCAGCCCCGTGCAGGGCCTGCCCGTGCAGCATCCCGACGTGAAGGTGTGGGAGGTCAAGGACGCCAAGGGCGCCCACGTGGCGCTCTGGTACTTCGATCCCTTCGCCCGGGCCGGGAAGTCCTCCGGCGCCTGGATGAACGAGTACCGCACCCAGCAGCGCTACGACGGAGAGATCACCCCCATCGTCAGCAACAACTCCAACTTCACCAAGGGCGCCCCCGGCGAGCCCGTCCTCATCTCCTTCGACGACGCCCAGACGATGTTCCACGAGTTCGGCCACGCCCTCCACGGCATGCTGAGCAACGCCACCTACCCCAGCGTGGCCGGCTCCAACACCGTCCGGGACTTCGTGGAGTTCCCCTCCCAGATCAACGAGCACTTCTTCCTGACCCCGGAGATCCTCAACACCTACGCGGTCCATTACAGGACCGGCAAGCCCATCCCCCAGGAGCTGGTCGACCGCATCAAGAAGGCCGCCAAGTTCAACGAGGGCTTCCAGACCATGGAATTCCTGGCCTCGGCCGTCATCGACATGAAGTTCCACCTGGCCGGGGCCGGGCCCGTCGATCCCGCGAAGTTCGAGAAGGAGGAGCTGGCCAGGCTGGGCATGCCGGAGGAGATCGTCATGCGCCACCGGCCCACCCAGTTCAACCACATCTTCTCGTCGGACGGGTATTCCGCCGGGTACTACGCCTACCTCTGGGCCGACGCCCTCACCGCCGACGCCTGGGAGGCCTTCCTGGAGGGCAAGGGGCCCTGGGACCCCGCCGTGGCGGCCCGCCTCAAGGCCACCGTCCTGTCCGTGGGCAACACCGTGGACCCCGCCGACGCCTTCCGGAATTTCCGCGGCCGGGACGTCAACACGGACGCCCTCATGCGCAAGCGGGGCTTCATGAAGTGA
- the rplU gene encoding 50S ribosomal protein L21: MYAVIQTGGKQYRVSEGDILRVELLEKDLKEAVIFDRVLLVDNDGELKVGKPTLEGATVSAEVICHDRAKKVLIFKKKRTTTYQRTKGHRQGYTEVRIKGIQA, encoded by the coding sequence ATGTACGCAGTGATCCAGACCGGTGGCAAGCAGTATCGGGTTTCCGAGGGGGACATCCTCCGCGTGGAACTGCTCGAAAAGGACCTCAAGGAAGCCGTGATCTTCGATCGCGTCCTCCTGGTGGACAACGACGGCGAGCTGAAGGTGGGCAAGCCCACCCTCGAAGGCGCCACCGTCTCGGCGGAGGTCATCTGCCACGACCGCGCCAAGAAGGTTCTCATCTTCAAGAAGAAGCGCACCACGACCTACCAGCGCACCAAGGGCCACCGCCAGGGGTACACGGAAGTTCGCATCAAGGGCATCCAGGCTTAG
- a CDS encoding glycosyltransferase family 39 protein, with the protein MAFLVAAALFLVGLNNHALWDYHEPYVGGIIHEMATGGDWVVPTLGGQPYLEKPPLHYLMGVAATRLAGTFEPWALRLPSAFMAMATVAWITWVGCRLQSCRAGLWGGSWPRPTCCSSAWATRRWWT; encoded by the coding sequence TTGGCGTTCCTCGTTGCCGCGGCCCTCTTCCTGGTGGGCCTGAATAACCATGCGCTTTGGGATTATCATGAACCTTACGTCGGCGGCATCATCCATGAGATGGCCACCGGGGGGGACTGGGTCGTTCCGACCCTGGGCGGCCAGCCCTACCTGGAGAAGCCGCCCCTCCACTACCTGATGGGCGTGGCCGCCACCCGCCTGGCCGGCACCTTCGAGCCCTGGGCCCTGCGGCTCCCCAGCGCCTTCATGGCCATGGCCACCGTGGCCTGGATCACCTGGGTGGGATGCAGGCTGCAGTCCTGCCGGGCCGGGCTGTGGGGGGGCTCCTGGCCGCGACCCACGTGCTGTTCTTCCGCATGGGCCACCAGGCGGTGGTGGACATGA
- a CDS encoding Glu/Leu/Phe/Val dehydrogenase has product MLNQHSAFDAMQSRLRVAAELYGLEEALFKVFIAPIRSIIVSCPVHMDDGGWEVFTGYRVQHNVARGPAKGGIRYDPRITLDEIKAGAAWNTWKTAVVDVPFGGGKGGVICDPTKMSDGELERLTRRYIAEIMDLLGPDRDVPGIDMGTNSQVMAWVLDTYTMHTRKTENAVVTGKPISLGGSLGRTEATGRGILISAREAMQRLGKPLAGATLAVQGFGNVGSQAARLLHEAGARMVAVSDLKGAIRNDRGIDTHALLKYHAEHKTVVGFKGAEPMDAKDLLTMAVDILVPAATENQITEDNAAKVRAKVVVEGANGPTSPEADPILLDNGVLVVPDILANVGGVTVSYFEWVQNRLGFYWREREVNERLVEYMTHAFQAVFATTDKFKTNPRIGAYILALDRVSQAMHARGFYA; this is encoded by the coding sequence ATGCTCAATCAACACAGCGCATTCGACGCCATGCAGTCGCGTCTGCGCGTCGCGGCCGAGCTCTACGGCCTCGAAGAGGCGCTCTTCAAGGTGTTCATCGCTCCCATCCGCTCGATCATCGTCAGCTGCCCCGTGCACATGGACGACGGGGGCTGGGAGGTGTTCACGGGCTACCGCGTGCAGCACAACGTCGCGCGCGGCCCCGCCAAGGGCGGCATCCGCTACGACCCGCGCATCACGCTGGACGAGATCAAGGCCGGCGCCGCGTGGAACACCTGGAAGACCGCGGTGGTCGACGTGCCCTTCGGCGGCGGCAAGGGCGGCGTCATCTGCGATCCCACGAAGATGAGCGACGGCGAGCTCGAGCGGCTCACCCGGCGCTACATCGCCGAGATCATGGACCTGCTGGGCCCCGACCGGGACGTGCCCGGCATCGACATGGGCACCAACAGCCAGGTCATGGCCTGGGTCCTCGACACGTACACCATGCACACCCGCAAGACCGAGAACGCCGTGGTGACCGGCAAGCCGATCTCCCTGGGCGGCAGCCTCGGGCGCACCGAGGCCACGGGCCGCGGCATCCTCATCTCCGCCCGCGAGGCCATGCAGCGCCTGGGCAAGCCCCTGGCCGGGGCCACGCTGGCCGTGCAGGGCTTCGGCAACGTGGGCTCGCAGGCGGCAAGGCTCCTGCACGAGGCCGGCGCGCGCATGGTGGCGGTATCGGACCTCAAGGGCGCCATCCGCAACGACCGCGGCATCGACACCCACGCCCTCCTCAAGTACCACGCCGAGCACAAGACGGTGGTGGGCTTCAAGGGCGCCGAGCCCATGGACGCCAAGGACCTGCTCACCATGGCCGTGGACATCCTGGTGCCGGCGGCCACCGAGAACCAGATCACCGAGGACAACGCCGCCAAGGTGCGGGCCAAGGTCGTGGTGGAGGGCGCCAACGGCCCCACCTCCCCCGAGGCCGATCCCATCCTCCTGGACAACGGCGTCCTGGTGGTGCCCGACATCCTGGCCAACGTCGGCGGCGTGACCGTGAGCTACTTCGAGTGGGTGCAGAACCGCCTGGGCTTCTACTGGCGCGAGCGGGAGGTCAACGAGCGCCTGGTGGAATACATGACCCACGCCTTCCAGGCCGTGTTCGCCACCACCGACAAGTTCAAGACGAACCCCCGCATCGGCGCCTACATCCTGGCCCTGGACCGCGTGAGCCAGGCCATGCACGCCCGGGGCTTCTACGCCTGA
- the rpmA gene encoding 50S ribosomal protein L27, whose amino-acid sequence MAHKKGVGSSRNGRDSNAQRLGVKAFGGQLVTAGSIIVRQRGTRFKMGVNVGMGTDHTLFAKIEGKVRFQDKGQHGRFIHIDPVEA is encoded by the coding sequence ATGGCACATAAAAAAGGTGTAGGTTCCAGCCGCAACGGCCGCGATTCCAATGCTCAGCGCCTCGGCGTGAAGGCCTTCGGGGGCCAGCTGGTCACCGCCGGCTCCATCATCGTCCGCCAGCGCGGCACCCGCTTCAAGATGGGCGTCAACGTGGGCATGGGCACCGACCATACCCTCTTCGCCAAGATCGAGGGCAAGGTCCGCTTCCAGGACAAGGGCCAGCACGGCCGCTTCATCCACATCGACCCCGTCGAGGCCTGA
- the rsfS gene encoding ribosome silencing factor, whose product MRRVGLLGGTFNPPHAGHLKLADLAIPALDLDELRLVPTAIPPHKPRPALDGAMRLRLLRDLPYPVETLEVDRGGPSFTVDTLEALAGREPGTAWILVMGSDQLAGFQGWKRPERILELASLAVSPRPGFEGSAVPDLLRDRFRARWSGSPGEVVELPGTALELASTELRGELARGGAPPEIPPQVLAVICRENQYRNVCLGERMTLEPRLASVVEAARSKKAFRIRLFDVTGIASFTDTFAFMSGSSDRQNRAIADAVEEQLKAIGTRPLSREGEQNGNWILLDYGDIIVHVMDEDTRGFYNLEGLWKEARELELPPEVHPSIPNTEHREG is encoded by the coding sequence ATGAGGCGGGTGGGGCTCCTGGGAGGCACCTTCAACCCTCCCCACGCCGGACACCTGAAGCTCGCGGACCTCGCAATACCGGCCCTGGACCTGGACGAGCTGCGCCTGGTCCCCACCGCCATCCCCCCCCACAAGCCCCGTCCGGCCCTGGACGGGGCCATGCGCCTGCGCCTGCTCCGCGACCTGCCCTACCCGGTGGAGACCCTGGAGGTGGACCGGGGCGGCCCCAGCTTCACGGTGGACACCCTGGAGGCCCTGGCCGGGAGGGAGCCCGGCACCGCCTGGATCCTGGTCATGGGAAGCGACCAGCTGGCCGGCTTCCAGGGCTGGAAGCGGCCGGAGCGCATCCTGGAGCTGGCCTCCCTGGCCGTGTCGCCCCGTCCGGGCTTCGAGGGCTCCGCCGTGCCGGACCTCCTGCGGGACCGGTTTCGGGCCCGCTGGTCCGGATCTCCGGGAGAGGTGGTCGAGCTGCCCGGAACCGCGCTGGAGCTGGCTTCCACCGAGCTCCGGGGGGAGCTGGCCCGCGGGGGGGCGCCCCCCGAAATTCCGCCGCAAGTTCTGGCTGTCATTTGCCGGGAAAACCAGTACCGTAATGTCTGTTTGGGAGAACGAATGACCCTAGAGCCTCGGCTCGCGAGTGTGGTGGAAGCTGCCCGCTCCAAGAAAGCCTTCCGGATCCGCCTTTTCGACGTCACCGGGATCGCCAGCTTCACCGACACCTTCGCGTTCATGTCCGGGTCCAGCGACCGCCAGAACCGCGCCATCGCCGACGCGGTGGAAGAGCAGCTGAAGGCCATCGGCACCCGCCCCCTGTCCCGCGAGGGCGAGCAGAACGGCAACTGGATCCTCCTGGACTACGGCGACATCATCGTCCACGTCATGGATGAGGACACGCGGGGCTTCTACAATCTTGAAGGCCTGTGGAAGGAAGCCCGGGAGCTGGAGCTCCCGCCCGAAGTGCATCCCTCCATTCCGAACACCGAACACCGGGAGGGGTGA
- the obgE gene encoding GTPase ObgE, translated as MFLDHLTLHLEAGHGGAGASSFRREKFAELGGPDGGNGGLGGSISIRANKALNTLNPYRNQRNFLAERGGNGAGGLCSGTDGADIVLDVPLGTVIKDALSGEMMAELLSHGEVVTVARGGRGGLGNNNFKSSTNRTPRHAQPGEDGEIRDIDLELKLIADVGLAGLPNAGKSTLVSRVSAARPKIANYPFTTLEPQLGVVTVDEVNSFVIADIPGLIEGAAGGAGLGVQFLRHVERTRMLLHLVDLSDPVLEPEEAIRIIEGELKAFSPVLASKPCWLVGTKLDALQDDDRRTRFEALCRARGQEPILISGVTGEGIRPLVYKLGTALLGASGA; from the coding sequence ATGTTCCTTGACCATCTGACGCTGCACCTGGAAGCCGGCCACGGCGGCGCCGGGGCATCCTCCTTCCGCCGGGAGAAGTTCGCCGAACTGGGCGGCCCCGACGGCGGCAACGGCGGTCTGGGCGGGTCCATCAGCATCCGGGCCAACAAGGCCCTCAACACGCTCAATCCCTACCGCAACCAGCGCAACTTCCTGGCCGAGCGCGGCGGCAACGGCGCCGGCGGGCTCTGCTCGGGCACCGACGGGGCCGACATCGTCCTGGACGTGCCGCTGGGCACCGTCATCAAGGACGCCCTCAGCGGTGAGATGATGGCCGAGCTGCTCAGCCACGGGGAGGTCGTCACCGTGGCCCGGGGCGGCCGCGGGGGCCTGGGCAACAACAACTTCAAGAGCTCCACCAACCGCACCCCCCGCCACGCCCAGCCCGGCGAGGACGGCGAGATCCGCGACATCGACCTGGAGCTCAAGCTCATCGCCGACGTGGGCCTGGCGGGCCTGCCCAACGCCGGCAAGTCCACCCTGGTGAGCCGCGTGTCCGCGGCCCGCCCCAAGATCGCCAACTACCCCTTCACCACCCTCGAGCCCCAGCTGGGCGTCGTCACGGTGGACGAGGTCAACAGCTTCGTCATCGCCGACATCCCCGGCCTCATCGAGGGCGCCGCGGGCGGCGCGGGCCTGGGCGTGCAGTTCCTGCGCCACGTGGAGCGCACCCGCATGCTGCTGCACCTGGTGGACCTCTCGGACCCCGTGCTGGAGCCCGAGGAGGCCATCCGCATCATCGAGGGCGAGCTCAAGGCCTTCTCCCCAGTGCTGGCCTCCAAGCCCTGCTGGCTGGTGGGCACCAAGCTGGACGCCCTGCAGGACGACGACCGGCGCACCCGCTTCGAGGCCCTCTGCAGGGCCCGGGGGCAGGAGCCGATCCTCATCTCCGGCGTCACCGGCGAGGGCATCCGGCCCCTGGTGTACAAGCTCGGCACGGCCCTTCTGGGGGCTTCGGGCGCATGA